The proteins below are encoded in one region of Fulvia fulva chromosome 9, complete sequence:
- a CDS encoding DNA damage-binding protein CMR1 — translation MAAGKKSAQLSEYERARQEKIAKNQALLQQLQLDAQQTGIGPKSKPKPSSTAGQKRKKPAPKAKVEEGPRRTSSRLKGIVADSEVARQKQEDDHEAFQEQQRIKRQRVSEDIDLHNTIVNGQNWNRAGNWLSMVGPADPGVRTFDKTDIKDTTDKELKALRERMSNLQLWEGAEPNRIKITPERIYALGFHPAQDKALVFAGDKLGNMGLFDASQTTPEKIKQEADDADEDGDVDDEVEPAITTFKIHTRTISAFQFSPHDHNALYSASYDSSIRKLDLTKGVAVESYAPEDRSADEPLSGVQISHADPNTLHFTTLSGAFGIKDMRTPKNQVTMLQLCEKKIGGFSLHPAHPHLVATASLDRTLKIWDLRKITGKKDDRLPVLVGEHTSKLSVSHAAFNSAGQVATASYDDTVKIYDFPSCGDWKVGTTLDDNEMSPATIVPHNNQTGRWVTILRAQWQLQPQDGIQRFCIGNMNRFVDIYTGKGQQLAQLGGENITAVPSVAQFHPTMDWVGAGTASGKLCLWM, via the coding sequence ATGGCAGCTGGCAAGAAAAGTGCACAGCTCAGCGAGTACGAGCGAGCGCGACAAGAGAAGATTGCGAAGAATCAGGCGCTGCTCCAACAACTACAGCTCGACGCGCAGCAGACTGGCATAGGACCAAAGTCGAAGCCCAAGCCATCTTCCACTGCAGGGCAGAAGCGCAAGAAGCCAGCGCCCAAAGCCAAAGTGGAAGAGGGACCACGTCGAACTTCGTCTCGTCTGAAGGGTATTGTAGCAGACTCAGAAGTCGCACGGCAGAAGCAGGAAGACGATCATGAAGCGTTTCAGGAGCAGCAACGGATCAAGAGGCAGCGCGTCAGCGAGGATATTGATCTACACAATACGATTGTCAATGGGCAGAACTGGAACAGAGCAGGGAATTGGTTGTCAATGGTTGGACCTGCAGATCCCGGTGTGCGAACGTTCGACAAGACAGATATCAAAGACACGACAGACAAAGAGTTAAAAGCACTGCGAGAACGCATGAGCAATCTACAACTATGGGAAGGAGCAGAACCCAACAGGATCAAGATCACACCAGAGAGGATATACGCCCTTGGCTTCCATCCCGCCCAGGACAAAGCGCTAGTCTTCGCTGGCGACAAGCTAGGCAACATGGGCCTCTTCGACGCCTCTCAAACCACACCCGAGAAGATCAAACAAGAAGCTGACGATGCCGACGAAGACGGCGATGTCGACGATGAAGTTGAGCCAGCAATCACAACCTTCAAGATTCACACCCGCACCATTAGCGCCTTCCAATTCTCTCCCCACGATCACAACGCCCTCTACTCAGCCTCCTACGACTCCTCAATCCGCAAGCTCGACCTAACCAAAGGCGTAGCAGTCGAATCCTACGCACCCGAGGACAGGTCCGCAGACGAACCCCTATCAGGAGTCCAAATCTCCCATGCCGACCCCAACACTCTCCACTTCACCACCCTTAGCGGCGCATTCGGGATAAAAGACATGCGCACGCCTAAAAACCAAGTCACAATGCTTCAACTCTGCGAGAAGAAAATCGGAGGTTTCTCCCTCCACCCAGCACATCCTCACCTCGTAGCCACAGCCTCCCTAGACCGCACCCTCAAGATCTGGGATTTGCGAAAGATCACCGGCAAAAAAGACGATCGTCTTCCTGTTTTGGTCGGCGAACACACCTCCAAACTCTCCGTCTCCCACGCCGCCTTCAACTCCGCCGGCCAAGTCGCCACAGCCTCCTACGACGACACCGTCAAAATCTACGACTTCCCCTCCTGCGGCGACTGGAAAGTCGGCACAACCCTCGACGATAACGAAATGTCTCCAGCAACGATTGTCCCTCACAATAATCAGACAGGGCGATGGGTGACGATATTGCGAGCGCAGTGGCAGTTGCAGCCGCAGGATGGGATTCAGAGGTTCTGTATTGGGAATATGAATCGGTTTGTGGATATATATACGGGTAAGGGGCAGCAGCTTGCGCAGCTGGGTGGGGAAAATATTACGGCTGTGCCGAGTGTTGCGCAGTTTCATCCGACGATGGATTGGGTTGGTGCTGGGACGGCGAGTGGGAAGCTGTGTCTTTGGATGTGA